A single Crateriforma conspicua DNA region contains:
- a CDS encoding RND transporter, producing MRFANQFMTALLCTGACLLTGCQSEPDDSLSTRQTDGQGGDEVVAMADDHSGWWCREHGVPESECPLCDTSLLAEFQAKGDWCDEHNRPDSQCFQCHPENFESFAARYEAKFGERPPAPSM from the coding sequence ATGCGTTTTGCAAACCAATTCATGACTGCACTTCTTTGCACCGGAGCCTGCCTGTTGACCGGCTGCCAAAGCGAACCCGACGACTCGTTGTCCACACGTCAAACCGATGGCCAAGGCGGTGATGAAGTCGTCGCGATGGCGGATGATCACAGTGGTTGGTGGTGTCGTGAACATGGCGTTCCCGAATCCGAATGCCCGCTATGCGACACATCGTTGCTGGCCGAATTCCAGGCCAAGGGTGACTGGTGCGATGAACACAACCGACCAGATTCGCAGTGTTTCCAATGCCATCCGGAGAACTTTGAGTCCTTCGCCGCACGCTACGAAGCCAAGTTTGGCGAACGTCCGCCGGCCCCGAGCATGTAG
- a CDS encoding efflux RND transporter periplasmic adaptor subunit translates to MPPTVFVSDPKPSDSLERPATSIRAIVWKATNWIPTACVFAALGVLGWYGHSTGWTLPSFSTLTANEKPDAMANWCASHGVPEDICIVCRPNLLDDAPSLAYCTTHGVHGCVFENPTLAELSPPAEVTNQDLRRADRALQSLPRSTNLPISKTAGVRIQSASMQAMEKAGVDVEPVTRRTVVESIDASGVIRYDATKLAQVSPPADGTVRRIFVQIGQWVEQGQTLGIIDCAEAGRIKAELQAALSHEHFCRDNLRRLRPLAGSAVSGKRILDGENQLQQARADVDDAAGRLANLGLAVDIDHFRTLELEAAKMAVRRLGRPESDDASSQDLSGANLIAVTAPLQGIVTHLRTNVGEVVNRGNELFRVVDTRQVWLDLRVPAEQAEWVHLGQTVRYRPDGQNKTHEGQLTWISTDVDPTTRTVAVRAVLKNPDQSLRNESFGLGQIILRQEPDSIVVPETALQWDGDGHVVFVRDARFFEEDRPKFFVTRSVRPGSKQDGFVEIIAGVLPGEVVATKGSDVLRAQLLRGNLGAGCTCGR, encoded by the coding sequence ATGCCGCCCACCGTTTTTGTGTCCGATCCCAAGCCGTCCGATTCGCTGGAACGTCCCGCGACATCGATCCGCGCGATTGTTTGGAAAGCCACCAACTGGATCCCCACGGCATGCGTCTTCGCAGCGCTGGGCGTCTTGGGCTGGTACGGACATTCCACCGGATGGACGTTGCCAAGTTTTTCAACGCTGACGGCAAATGAGAAGCCCGATGCAATGGCCAATTGGTGCGCCAGTCACGGTGTCCCGGAAGACATCTGTATTGTTTGTCGGCCAAACTTGCTGGACGACGCACCGTCATTAGCGTATTGCACAACGCACGGCGTCCACGGTTGCGTTTTCGAAAATCCGACGCTGGCGGAACTATCGCCGCCCGCCGAAGTGACCAATCAAGATCTGCGGCGTGCCGATCGCGCGCTCCAGTCCTTGCCACGATCGACGAACCTGCCGATCAGCAAGACCGCCGGTGTCCGCATCCAATCCGCTTCGATGCAGGCAATGGAAAAAGCCGGCGTGGACGTTGAACCGGTGACCCGCCGCACCGTGGTCGAATCCATCGATGCGTCAGGAGTCATTCGGTACGACGCAACCAAGTTGGCTCAGGTGTCGCCACCGGCCGACGGCACGGTCCGTCGCATCTTTGTCCAAATCGGGCAGTGGGTCGAACAAGGCCAGACGCTGGGGATTATCGACTGTGCGGAAGCCGGACGAATCAAGGCCGAATTGCAAGCGGCGCTATCCCACGAACATTTCTGTCGCGACAACCTTCGTCGCTTGCGTCCGTTGGCCGGCAGCGCCGTTTCAGGCAAGCGAATTCTGGATGGTGAAAATCAACTCCAGCAAGCCCGTGCCGATGTCGACGACGCGGCGGGGCGTTTGGCCAATTTGGGCTTGGCCGTTGATATCGATCATTTTCGAACGCTTGAATTAGAAGCGGCAAAAATGGCCGTCCGCCGTCTGGGACGCCCGGAATCCGATGATGCCTCGTCGCAAGACCTATCCGGGGCCAATCTGATCGCCGTCACCGCTCCGCTGCAAGGCATTGTCACGCACCTTCGCACCAATGTCGGCGAAGTGGTCAATCGTGGCAATGAACTTTTCCGCGTCGTCGACACTCGTCAAGTTTGGCTGGATTTGCGAGTTCCCGCTGAACAGGCCGAATGGGTTCATCTGGGCCAAACCGTTCGCTATCGCCCCGACGGTCAAAACAAGACGCATGAAGGACAATTGACCTGGATCAGTACCGACGTGGATCCCACCACACGCACCGTCGCGGTCCGTGCGGTACTGAAAAACCCGGACCAAAGTTTGCGCAACGAGTCGTTCGGATTGGGCCAAATCATCTTGCGACAGGAGCCCGATTCGATCGTCGTTCCCGAAACCGCATTGCAGTGGGACGGTGACGGCCACGTGGTCTTTGTGCGTGACGCAAGATTCTTTGAAGAGGACCGACCAAAGTTCTTTGTTACCCGGTCCGTTCGCCCGGGTTCGAAGCAGGACGGTTTTGTCGAAATCATCGCCGGCGTTCTGCCTGGCGAAGTGGTGGCCACCAAGGGCAGTGACGTCCTGAGAGCGCAATTGCTGCGAGGCAATTTGGGCGCCGGATGCACGTGCGGCCGCTGA
- a CDS encoding efflux RND transporter permease subunit: MLKLLIELSLRHRAAVLLSLVALFGTGAYALSQLDIDAFPDTTPVMVQINTTAPALGPEEIERQITYRIEQALSGMPSLQNIRSVSKFGFSQVVVTFDDDTDIYFARQVVAERLATVTLPFGVSPPTMGPVATGLGEVFHYVLTYPDVDFTELSPQQRQRLLTELRTAQDWIVKPQLRTVAGTAEINSWGGFEKQFQVRVDPARLIARQLTFTDVIVALQQNNRNVGGGKIDRLGEMLLVQGIGRTTNVEQIGDIVVKASEGTPIRIRDVANVDIGHEIRRGAVSADGRGEAVMGLGFMLMGENTHHYTHELKIKIEEIRDNLPSGMQLVTMYDRTELVDSVIETVRRNLFEGGLLVVAILFVFLGSLRAGLIVAMAIPLSMLFAFTGMWRFGIAASLLSLGAIDFGLVVDSSVVMIENCVRHLGIAGERQRKSRLEIIRDAAMEVRGPTLFGELIIMIVYLPILTLEGIEGKMFRPMAMTVIFALAGSMLMSMTLMPVLASLLLPKRPIQREPWLVRVLQRLYEPVLRFTMNQKLAVIGLAAGVLVVAFGMIAPNLGTEFMPQLSEGAVAINVVRLAGTELEDSIRFNTQMERAILESFPDEVAHVWSRIGSAEIATDPMGLELTDVFITLRPRDQWVKAGTQGELTALIEQVLRDLPGQRLAYTQPIKLRLDEMGTGSRSDIAVKLYGDDLETLAEKAGEIEAQLLRIDGAADVGATQLTGQPMLQVRIRQDEIARYGIAASEVLDLVQAIGNRPVGDVFEGQLRFPLTVTLIDDARHDVPSIRSIPVTTPDGQQIPLERLADVTVTTGPSQIAREWGQRRVTVSVNVRGRDVGSFVREAQAAIARNIVMPSSRYYVEFGGQFEHMIRGRQRLMIVVPIALALILGLLYITYGNLIDTVRVFTGIPFAWTGGIFALWIRDMPFSISAAIGFVALSGVAVLDDMLLVSTIGALRRQGVPLQQAVHQAAMTRLRPVLMTTLVAALGFVPMAFSEGTGAEVQRPLATVVIGGVISATVMSLLVLRVLYVVVRGTTDRTTNDDLPLSSSARTGADGFSTNPTSLPSGPSSASADAGHSLLSSEREY; encoded by the coding sequence ATGCTGAAGCTTCTGATTGAATTGTCCCTGCGACATCGTGCGGCGGTGTTGCTAAGCCTGGTCGCATTGTTTGGCACCGGGGCTTACGCGCTGTCCCAATTGGACATTGACGCGTTCCCCGACACGACGCCGGTGATGGTGCAGATCAACACGACCGCGCCGGCCCTGGGACCGGAGGAGATCGAACGCCAGATCACCTACCGGATCGAGCAAGCGCTCAGCGGCATGCCGTCGCTTCAGAATATTCGTTCGGTTTCCAAGTTCGGGTTTTCACAAGTCGTCGTCACATTCGATGACGACACCGATATCTACTTTGCACGCCAAGTCGTCGCCGAACGCTTGGCCACCGTCACGCTACCTTTTGGCGTGTCACCGCCCACGATGGGGCCGGTCGCAACGGGTTTGGGAGAGGTCTTTCATTACGTCCTGACGTATCCAGACGTCGATTTCACAGAACTGTCACCGCAACAGCGACAACGTTTGTTGACCGAGTTGCGAACCGCCCAAGACTGGATCGTCAAACCACAGCTTCGAACCGTCGCCGGCACAGCAGAGATCAACAGTTGGGGCGGTTTTGAGAAACAGTTCCAAGTGCGTGTTGACCCGGCACGGCTGATCGCCCGTCAGCTGACGTTCACCGATGTCATCGTCGCATTGCAACAGAACAATCGAAACGTCGGTGGCGGCAAGATCGATCGACTGGGCGAAATGTTGCTGGTCCAAGGAATCGGCCGAACCACCAACGTCGAACAGATCGGCGACATCGTCGTCAAAGCATCCGAGGGAACGCCGATTCGCATCCGCGATGTTGCAAACGTCGACATCGGTCACGAAATTCGACGTGGCGCGGTATCGGCCGACGGACGTGGCGAAGCGGTGATGGGTTTGGGATTCATGCTGATGGGCGAAAACACCCATCACTACACCCACGAACTGAAGATCAAGATCGAAGAAATCCGTGACAATCTGCCAAGCGGCATGCAATTGGTCACGATGTATGACCGCACCGAATTGGTCGATTCGGTGATTGAAACGGTCCGCCGTAACCTCTTCGAAGGTGGTCTGTTGGTGGTGGCCATCTTGTTTGTCTTTCTGGGCAGCCTGCGTGCCGGTCTGATCGTCGCGATGGCGATTCCTTTGTCGATGCTATTCGCGTTCACCGGCATGTGGCGATTCGGCATCGCGGCCAGCCTGTTAAGCCTGGGCGCCATCGACTTCGGCCTGGTCGTCGACAGTTCGGTGGTGATGATTGAAAACTGCGTCCGTCACCTGGGAATCGCCGGTGAACGACAGCGCAAATCAAGGTTGGAAATCATCCGCGATGCGGCCATGGAAGTCCGAGGCCCGACGTTGTTCGGCGAACTGATCATCATGATCGTGTACCTGCCGATTCTGACGCTGGAAGGCATCGAAGGCAAAATGTTTCGGCCGATGGCGATGACCGTCATTTTTGCTCTGGCCGGATCGATGCTGATGTCAATGACTCTGATGCCAGTGTTGGCCAGTCTATTGCTGCCCAAACGCCCGATCCAGCGCGAACCATGGCTTGTCCGCGTACTGCAACGGCTTTACGAACCAGTGTTGCGGTTCACGATGAACCAGAAGCTGGCGGTGATCGGCTTAGCGGCGGGCGTGCTGGTCGTGGCGTTTGGGATGATCGCCCCGAATCTGGGGACTGAGTTCATGCCCCAGCTTTCCGAAGGCGCCGTTGCAATCAATGTGGTCCGATTGGCGGGAACGGAACTGGAAGATTCCATTCGGTTCAACACCCAAATGGAACGCGCCATCTTGGAATCGTTTCCCGATGAGGTCGCGCACGTCTGGAGCCGCATCGGATCAGCGGAGATCGCCACCGATCCGATGGGATTGGAGCTGACCGATGTCTTCATCACGCTCCGCCCTCGCGACCAATGGGTCAAAGCCGGCACACAAGGTGAATTGACCGCATTGATCGAACAGGTGCTGCGTGATCTGCCGGGACAGCGTCTGGCCTATACCCAGCCGATCAAGTTGCGGCTGGATGAAATGGGCACCGGTTCACGATCTGACATTGCCGTCAAGCTTTACGGTGATGACCTGGAGACGCTGGCGGAAAAGGCCGGAGAGATCGAAGCGCAGTTGCTGCGAATTGATGGGGCCGCCGACGTCGGCGCGACTCAGTTGACCGGCCAGCCGATGCTTCAAGTACGCATCCGCCAGGACGAAATCGCCCGGTACGGGATCGCCGCATCGGAAGTATTGGACCTGGTTCAGGCCATCGGAAACCGGCCGGTCGGTGACGTTTTCGAAGGCCAATTGCGATTCCCGCTGACCGTGACCTTGATCGACGATGCGCGACACGATGTTCCGTCGATTCGATCGATTCCGGTAACCACACCCGACGGCCAACAAATCCCACTGGAACGCTTGGCCGACGTCACGGTAACCACCGGGCCGTCACAGATCGCACGCGAATGGGGGCAACGCCGCGTCACCGTTTCGGTCAATGTGCGTGGGCGTGATGTCGGCAGCTTTGTCCGAGAAGCCCAAGCCGCAATCGCTCGAAACATCGTCATGCCGTCGTCCCGGTACTACGTCGAATTCGGTGGCCAGTTCGAACACATGATTCGCGGGCGACAGCGTCTGATGATCGTCGTACCGATCGCGCTCGCGTTGATCCTGGGCCTGCTTTACATCACGTATGGCAATCTGATTGACACGGTCCGCGTTTTCACCGGCATCCCGTTCGCTTGGACCGGCGGCATCTTCGCCCTGTGGATTCGCGACATGCCGTTTTCGATCAGTGCGGCGATCGGATTCGTCGCACTATCGGGCGTCGCCGTGTTGGACGACATGCTGTTGGTGTCGACCATCGGTGCACTGCGTCGCCAAGGCGTGCCGCTTCAGCAAGCGGTCCATCAAGCGGCAATGACACGTTTGCGTCCGGTGCTGATGACGACTCTGGTCGCCGCGCTGGGCTTTGTGCCCATGGCATTCAGCGAAGGCACAGGTGCCGAAGTCCAGCGTCCGTTGGCCACCGTAGTCATCGGTGGCGTCATCAGTGCGACCGTGATGTCGTTGTTGGTGTTGCGAGTCTTGTATGTGGTCGTTCGCGGGACCACCGATCGAACCACCAACGATGACCTTCCGTTGAGTTCATCGGCACGAACAGGTGCTGACGGTTTCAGCACGAATCCCACGTCCCTTCCTTCAGGCCCAAGTTCTGCATCCGCGGACGCCGGCCATTCCCTGTTGTCTTCTGAGCGAGAATATTGA
- a CDS encoding SDR family NAD(P)-dependent oxidoreductase: MSLRFENKRVFVTAASVGIGYEICRQFIDQGAIVGLNARREETTTQAVETLRTQYPDATITGYPCDVADVEAIQGHVRDFSDQHGGLDVMVANAGITVFAPFLKVQPDEFDYLMNVNMRGTYFSVQEAAKQMIAAKTAGRIVLMSSVCGMQSHAHTSSYGMTKAAIRHLAISLADELGPHGITVNVVSPGATLNERTSEDQEYADGWASVCPSGRVGNVGDVAYATLFLADQRAGQITGENIVVDGGWSTTSPLPKYLHDELKGGK, translated from the coding sequence ATGTCATTGCGTTTTGAAAATAAACGAGTCTTTGTCACGGCCGCATCGGTCGGCATCGGCTACGAAATCTGTCGTCAGTTCATAGACCAAGGCGCCATCGTTGGCCTGAACGCACGGCGCGAAGAAACGACGACCCAAGCTGTCGAAACGCTTCGCACCCAGTACCCCGACGCGACCATCACTGGTTACCCATGCGACGTGGCCGATGTCGAAGCGATCCAGGGCCATGTGCGCGATTTCAGTGACCAACACGGCGGACTGGATGTGATGGTTGCCAATGCGGGCATCACCGTCTTTGCCCCGTTCTTGAAGGTACAGCCCGACGAGTTTGACTACTTGATGAACGTCAATATGCGCGGCACCTATTTCAGCGTGCAGGAAGCCGCCAAGCAGATGATTGCTGCCAAAACCGCCGGACGCATCGTACTGATGTCGTCGGTTTGCGGGATGCAGTCCCATGCGCACACCAGTTCCTATGGCATGACCAAAGCGGCGATCCGCCACCTAGCCATTTCCTTGGCCGATGAACTGGGGCCACACGGCATCACCGTCAACGTCGTCTCGCCCGGCGCCACGTTGAACGAGCGCACGTCCGAAGACCAGGAATACGCCGACGGCTGGGCCAGCGTGTGCCCATCGGGCCGCGTCGGTAACGTGGGTGACGTCGCCTATGCCACTTTGTTTTTGGCGGACCAGCGGGCGGGCCAAATCACCGGCGAAAACATCGTCGTCGACGGCGGATGGTCGACCACCAGCCCGTTGCCGAAATACCTGCATGATGAACTGAAAGGCGGAAAATAG
- the speA gene encoding biosynthetic arginine decarboxylase produces MTQSIGTAWSIQNAVDEYGIARWGDDYFHVSPDGTVLISPDRNPEASVDLHALIESLVADGMRLPILVRFGGILRDRLHRLDQCFRQAIDDHQYQNRYRCVFPIKVNQQKDVVAEIVETGAKLGFGIEAGSKAELLAAIAMSPPDSPIVCNGVKDEAVLDLALSAQRLGRKVFPVIEKRSELDVLLRLANAAGVRPRIGIRVKLATRGSGRWQASGGYRSKFGLTVAEVTQCLDHLLEMGMGDCFQLLHFHVGSQIGNIRQLKSAILEAARIYADLYRRGAALGHLDVGGGLGIDYDGSKSDSQSSMNYSMQEYANDIVYQIQTVCDESDVPHPELFSESGRSVAAQHSVLVFDTLGVAAQGSPELPDWASATAAPDGEGTSPPQSYEQPVHDLWWAFSHLNADNLMESFHDAQVSLDLCMNLFSGGYLPLEQRVAAENVYFALCHKVRDLASELPEMPEELKSLNRMLSDTYFANFSLFQSVPDAWAIEHLFPIMPIHRLQEEPTRHAVLGDITCDSDGKIDEFVCGGKRCQTLRLHSLIPGNPYRLGVFLVGAYQEILGDLHNLFGDTNAVHVEFQDGGPVICAAIGGDTVGRVLEYMQYDVADLSDRLSVAIDEAIEQNVIDREHGQELRENFLQTFEQYTYPSLSTHVESLELASTVNQSDDGIESTPIIGSLVDETQDETLAEFTDPPLPE; encoded by the coding sequence TTGACGCAATCCATCGGTACCGCATGGTCGATTCAAAACGCAGTGGACGAATATGGGATCGCTCGATGGGGCGACGACTATTTTCACGTATCGCCCGACGGCACGGTATTGATATCGCCCGATCGCAACCCTGAGGCTTCGGTCGATCTGCACGCATTGATCGAATCGCTGGTGGCCGACGGAATGAGGCTGCCGATCCTGGTTCGCTTCGGCGGCATCCTGCGTGATCGCTTGCACCGCTTGGACCAGTGTTTTCGCCAGGCGATCGACGACCACCAGTACCAAAATCGCTATCGCTGCGTCTTTCCGATCAAGGTCAATCAACAAAAAGACGTCGTCGCGGAAATCGTCGAAACCGGCGCCAAACTGGGATTCGGAATCGAGGCCGGCAGCAAAGCGGAACTGTTGGCGGCCATCGCAATGTCACCGCCGGATTCACCGATCGTTTGCAACGGGGTGAAGGACGAAGCGGTTCTCGACCTGGCATTGTCCGCCCAGCGACTGGGCCGCAAAGTCTTTCCGGTGATCGAAAAACGAAGCGAGTTGGACGTCCTGCTGCGTCTGGCGAATGCTGCCGGCGTGCGTCCGCGGATTGGTATCCGGGTCAAACTGGCGACCCGTGGTTCCGGGCGTTGGCAAGCCAGCGGCGGATACCGCAGCAAGTTCGGCTTGACCGTCGCGGAGGTCACCCAGTGTTTGGATCACTTGTTGGAAATGGGAATGGGCGACTGTTTTCAGTTGTTGCATTTCCACGTGGGCAGCCAGATAGGCAACATCCGCCAATTGAAGTCCGCGATCTTGGAAGCCGCCAGGATTTACGCCGATCTGTACCGACGCGGAGCGGCACTCGGTCACCTGGACGTCGGCGGCGGTTTGGGAATCGATTACGACGGATCCAAATCGGATTCACAATCCAGCATGAATTATTCGATGCAGGAATACGCCAACGACATCGTGTACCAAATCCAAACGGTGTGCGATGAATCGGACGTCCCGCATCCGGAACTGTTTTCCGAAAGCGGGCGGTCGGTGGCTGCCCAACACAGCGTGCTTGTCTTTGACACGTTGGGCGTTGCTGCGCAAGGTTCACCGGAACTGCCGGACTGGGCCAGCGCAACGGCCGCACCCGATGGCGAAGGCACATCACCACCCCAGTCGTATGAACAGCCGGTTCATGATTTGTGGTGGGCGTTCAGCCACCTGAATGCGGACAATTTGATGGAATCGTTCCACGACGCGCAGGTTTCGCTGGACCTTTGCATGAACCTGTTTAGCGGCGGTTACTTGCCGCTGGAACAACGCGTCGCGGCCGAAAACGTCTACTTCGCACTTTGCCACAAGGTGCGGGACTTGGCCAGTGAATTGCCCGAGATGCCGGAGGAGTTGAAATCGCTGAACCGGATGCTGTCGGACACCTACTTTGCAAACTTTTCGTTGTTCCAATCGGTTCCCGATGCTTGGGCGATCGAGCATCTGTTTCCCATCATGCCGATCCATCGTTTACAGGAAGAACCGACGCGTCACGCGGTTCTGGGGGATATCACGTGCGACAGCGACGGAAAGATTGATGAATTCGTGTGCGGGGGCAAGCGGTGCCAGACGCTGCGGTTGCACAGTTTGATTCCCGGCAATCCGTATCGCCTGGGCGTTTTTTTGGTGGGAGCATATCAAGAAATCTTGGGAGATCTTCACAATCTGTTCGGCGACACCAACGCGGTCCATGTCGAGTTCCAAGACGGTGGCCCGGTGATCTGTGCCGCGATCGGTGGTGACACCGTGGGACGCGTTTTGGAGTACATGCAGTACGACGTCGCGGACCTGAGCGATCGGCTGAGCGTCGCGATTGATGAAGCCATCGAACAGAACGTGATCGACCGGGAACACGGACAGGAGTTACGAGAAAACTTTCTGCAGACTTTCGAGCAATACACCTACCCGTCGTTGTCGACGCACGTCGAATCGCTTGAATTGGCTTCGACGGTCAACCAAAGTGATGACGGAATCGAAAGCACTCCGATCATTGGTTCGTTGGTGGATGAAACGCAGGATGAAACGCTTGCGGAATTCACCGACCCGCCGTTGCCGGAGTGA
- a CDS encoding acyltransferase family protein → MSKATVLSDPRRHDLDALRAVAMLLGIVLHGMISFLPVASGWAVQDSRQADGFGVVLSMIHGFRMPLFFLISGFFTMMLLRRRGIPALLWHRFRRIFLPLVLGLITIIPSVWIVSAFVQQPADANASADNLWAAVIMDQPDRVQALIDDGHDVNARSDDGATPFLLAAFLGRDDVAEVLIRNGADPTLANYKGETPANVMQAPWSLTKMIAGFVKAPVKQEAVQAGREKIAQWIPEKSDDIATPAGSADQAKETWQALLAALFFVPVFLHLWFLWFLCFLVVGFVISVWVYRHLPLKLPTTWAASAFWVIALVVPVTALLQASMKSNAGQFGPDTSIGLLPLPVVLAYYAVFFFFGAFYYRVNDTPGRLSRHWPAMLLVSLAILFPVGLTWGGSGNQTHRMVGLLCQAGYAWLMSIGMMGLFRRYCDTHSPAMRYLSDSSYWLYVAHMPVILLVQAWVRDWDLSPYIKLPIICVVTSAVLLISYQHLVRYTPIGTLLNGKRVRPGRHRPTHDHTDAILIDTAPETDAVVEAKIASSGSS, encoded by the coding sequence ATGTCGAAAGCCACCGTCCTTTCCGATCCGCGGCGACATGATCTGGATGCTTTGCGAGCCGTTGCGATGCTGCTGGGCATTGTGTTGCACGGCATGATTTCATTCTTGCCGGTGGCCTCGGGCTGGGCGGTGCAAGACAGTCGGCAGGCCGACGGATTCGGCGTCGTTCTGTCGATGATTCATGGCTTTCGCATGCCGCTGTTTTTTCTGATCAGCGGTTTTTTCACAATGATGTTGCTTCGACGACGCGGCATCCCGGCGTTGTTGTGGCATCGATTCCGGCGGATTTTTCTACCTTTGGTTTTGGGTTTAATCACCATCATCCCGTCGGTGTGGATCGTCTCGGCGTTTGTCCAGCAACCCGCCGATGCCAACGCCAGCGCCGACAACCTTTGGGCGGCCGTGATCATGGACCAGCCCGACCGCGTCCAGGCGTTGATCGACGACGGCCATGACGTTAACGCACGGTCCGATGACGGCGCGACACCCTTTCTGTTGGCCGCATTCCTGGGGCGTGACGATGTCGCGGAGGTCTTGATCCGCAATGGTGCCGACCCGACCTTGGCGAACTACAAGGGAGAGACTCCGGCGAATGTGATGCAGGCACCTTGGTCACTGACCAAAATGATCGCCGGCTTTGTCAAAGCACCTGTGAAGCAGGAAGCTGTGCAAGCCGGGCGCGAGAAAATCGCCCAGTGGATTCCCGAAAAGTCTGACGACATAGCAACGCCAGCGGGATCAGCCGACCAAGCAAAGGAGACATGGCAAGCATTGTTGGCCGCCTTGTTTTTCGTACCCGTGTTTCTGCATCTATGGTTTTTGTGGTTCCTGTGTTTTCTAGTCGTCGGATTTGTGATCAGTGTGTGGGTCTATCGACATCTGCCATTGAAGTTGCCGACGACGTGGGCGGCATCAGCGTTTTGGGTGATCGCGCTGGTGGTGCCGGTCACCGCGCTCCTGCAAGCGTCCATGAAAAGCAATGCGGGCCAATTCGGTCCCGACACGTCGATCGGCTTGCTGCCATTGCCGGTCGTGCTTGCCTATTACGCCGTGTTCTTTTTCTTCGGCGCGTTTTATTACCGCGTCAATGACACGCCGGGCCGATTGTCGCGGCACTGGCCGGCGATGTTGCTGGTTTCGTTAGCCATTTTGTTTCCTGTCGGGCTAACCTGGGGCGGATCCGGAAACCAGACGCATCGCATGGTCGGTCTGTTATGCCAAGCCGGATATGCTTGGTTGATGTCGATCGGAATGATGGGACTGTTTCGTCGCTATTGCGACACCCACAGCCCCGCGATGCGATATCTGTCCGATTCATCGTATTGGCTGTACGTCGCCCACATGCCGGTCATCTTGTTGGTCCAGGCGTGGGTCCGCGATTGGGACTTATCGCCCTACATCAAACTGCCGATCATTTGCGTCGTGACTTCCGCGGTCTTGCTGATCAGTTACCAGCACCTGGTTCGGTACACACCCATCGGAACACTGCTAAACGGCAAACGGGTGCGACCGGGACGACACCGGCCTACGCACGATCACACTGATGCGATCTTGATCGACACAGCACCGGAAACGGATGCGGTGGTGGAAGCAAAGATTGCGTCGTCAGGCTCGTCCTAG